A genomic segment from Glycine soja cultivar W05 chromosome 20, ASM419377v2, whole genome shotgun sequence encodes:
- the LOC114403896 gene encoding VAN3-binding protein-like isoform X1 — protein MDKAQTEPWRPDPLHSGMFRPPETPREPMEFLSRSWSVSALEVSKALSPALSKVTLSNGAAVIAIPEDIAGEAEEASATVSGNPFSFASSETSQMVMERIMSQSQEVSPRTSGRLSHSSGPLNGTQSCGSLTDSPPVSPSEIDDIKYTRTNNIASTLSLNFRTTAPGAAPGGAGGGKTVGRWLKDRKEKKKEETRAHNAQLHAAVSVAGVAAAVAAIAAATAATSGTGKDEEMAKTDMAVASAATLVAAQCVEAAEAMGAEREHLASVVSSAVNVRSAGDIMTLTAAAATALRGAATLKARALKEVWNIAAVIPVEKNLAAGGVNNNNASNGNSNSSFSGELVPEENFLGICSRELLARGCELLKRTRKGDLHWKVVSVYINRMNQVVLKMKSRHVAGTITKKKKNVVLEVIKDVPAWPGRHLLEGGEDRRYFGLKTVMRGVVEFECRNQREYNVWTQGVSRLLSIATEKNNKNRI, from the exons ATGGACAAAGCCCAAACCGAGCCCTGGCGACCCGACCCGCTTCACTCCGGCATGTTCCGGCCGCCGGAGACGCCGCGGGAGCCCATGGAGTTCCTCTCCCGCTCCTGGAGCGTTTCCGCCCTCGAAGTCTCCAAGGCTCTCTCTCCGGCGCTCTCTAAGGTCACCCTCTCCAATGGCGCCGCCGTCATCGCCATACCGGAAGACATCGCCGGCGAGGCCGAGGAAGCCTCCGCCACCGTCTCCGGGAACCCCTTTTCCTTCGCCTCCTCAGAAACCTCCCAAATGGTCATGGAACGAATCATGTCACAATCC CAGGAGGTATCTCCACGAACCTCAGGGAGACTCTCTCATAGCAGTGGCCCTCTTAACGGAACCCAAAGTTGTGGTTCCTTAACCGATAGCCCTCCTGTTTCTCCTTCTGAAATCGACGATATCAAG TACACCCGCACCAACAATATTGCCAGCACTTTAAGTCTTAATTTCAGAACCACCGCGCCCGGCGCCGCACCTGGCGGCGCCGGAGGCGGGAAGACGGTGGGGAGGTGGCTCAAGGAcaggaaggagaagaagaaagaggagaCCAGGGCGCACAATGCTCAGCTCCACGCGGCGGTGTCGGTGGCCGGAGTTGCTGCGGCAGTAGCTGCAATTGCCGCCGCGACCGCTGCCACGTCCGGGACTGGTAAAGATGAGGAGATGGCGAAGACCGATATGGCGGTGGCGTCGGCAGCGACGCTGGTGGCGGCGCAGTGCGTGGAGGCGGCGGAGGCTATGGGGGCGGAGCGTGAGCACCTTGCGTCGGTGGTTAGCTCCGCCGTGAATGTGAGATCCGCCGGTGATATCATGACTCTAACTGCCGCGGCTGCGACAG CTTTGCGTGGGGCTGCCACATTGAAAGCGAGGGCCCTGAAGGAAGTGTGGAATATTGCAGCAGTGATTCCTGTGGAGAAAAATTTGGCAGCTGGTGGagttaataacaataatgcaaGTAATGGAAATTCTAATAGTAGCTTCAGTGGTGAACTTGTCCCAGAAGAAAATTTCTTGGGTATATGCAGTAGAGAATTATTAGCCAGAGGTTGTGAACTCCTCAAACGCACACGCAAAG GTGATCTTCATTGGAAGGTTGTTTCTGTGTATATAAACAGGATGAATCAG GTTGTATTGAAAATGAAGAGCAGGCACGTTGCTGGGACcatcacaaaaaagaaaaaga ATGTGGTGCTTGAAGTGATCAAAGATGTACCCGCATGGCCTGGTCGCCACTTGCTTGAAGGTGGTGAGGATCGCCGCTACTTTGGGTTGAAAACAGTGATGCGTGGTGTTGTGGAATTTGAATGCAGAAATCAAAGAGAATATAATGTGTGGACTCAAGGTGTTTCAAGGCTTCTCTCCATTGCAACAGAAAAGAACAACAAAAACAGAATTTGA
- the LOC114403896 gene encoding VAN3-binding protein-like isoform X2 — MDKAQTEPWRPDPLHSGMFRPPETPREPMEFLSRSWSVSALEVSKALSPALSKVTLSNGAAVIAIPEDIAGEAEEASATVSGNPFSFASSETSQMVMERIMSQSEVSPRTSGRLSHSSGPLNGTQSCGSLTDSPPVSPSEIDDIKYTRTNNIASTLSLNFRTTAPGAAPGGAGGGKTVGRWLKDRKEKKKEETRAHNAQLHAAVSVAGVAAAVAAIAAATAATSGTGKDEEMAKTDMAVASAATLVAAQCVEAAEAMGAEREHLASVVSSAVNVRSAGDIMTLTAAAATALRGAATLKARALKEVWNIAAVIPVEKNLAAGGVNNNNASNGNSNSSFSGELVPEENFLGICSRELLARGCELLKRTRKGDLHWKVVSVYINRMNQVVLKMKSRHVAGTITKKKKNVVLEVIKDVPAWPGRHLLEGGEDRRYFGLKTVMRGVVEFECRNQREYNVWTQGVSRLLSIATEKNNKNRI; from the exons ATGGACAAAGCCCAAACCGAGCCCTGGCGACCCGACCCGCTTCACTCCGGCATGTTCCGGCCGCCGGAGACGCCGCGGGAGCCCATGGAGTTCCTCTCCCGCTCCTGGAGCGTTTCCGCCCTCGAAGTCTCCAAGGCTCTCTCTCCGGCGCTCTCTAAGGTCACCCTCTCCAATGGCGCCGCCGTCATCGCCATACCGGAAGACATCGCCGGCGAGGCCGAGGAAGCCTCCGCCACCGTCTCCGGGAACCCCTTTTCCTTCGCCTCCTCAGAAACCTCCCAAATGGTCATGGAACGAATCATGTCACAATCC GAGGTATCTCCACGAACCTCAGGGAGACTCTCTCATAGCAGTGGCCCTCTTAACGGAACCCAAAGTTGTGGTTCCTTAACCGATAGCCCTCCTGTTTCTCCTTCTGAAATCGACGATATCAAG TACACCCGCACCAACAATATTGCCAGCACTTTAAGTCTTAATTTCAGAACCACCGCGCCCGGCGCCGCACCTGGCGGCGCCGGAGGCGGGAAGACGGTGGGGAGGTGGCTCAAGGAcaggaaggagaagaagaaagaggagaCCAGGGCGCACAATGCTCAGCTCCACGCGGCGGTGTCGGTGGCCGGAGTTGCTGCGGCAGTAGCTGCAATTGCCGCCGCGACCGCTGCCACGTCCGGGACTGGTAAAGATGAGGAGATGGCGAAGACCGATATGGCGGTGGCGTCGGCAGCGACGCTGGTGGCGGCGCAGTGCGTGGAGGCGGCGGAGGCTATGGGGGCGGAGCGTGAGCACCTTGCGTCGGTGGTTAGCTCCGCCGTGAATGTGAGATCCGCCGGTGATATCATGACTCTAACTGCCGCGGCTGCGACAG CTTTGCGTGGGGCTGCCACATTGAAAGCGAGGGCCCTGAAGGAAGTGTGGAATATTGCAGCAGTGATTCCTGTGGAGAAAAATTTGGCAGCTGGTGGagttaataacaataatgcaaGTAATGGAAATTCTAATAGTAGCTTCAGTGGTGAACTTGTCCCAGAAGAAAATTTCTTGGGTATATGCAGTAGAGAATTATTAGCCAGAGGTTGTGAACTCCTCAAACGCACACGCAAAG GTGATCTTCATTGGAAGGTTGTTTCTGTGTATATAAACAGGATGAATCAG GTTGTATTGAAAATGAAGAGCAGGCACGTTGCTGGGACcatcacaaaaaagaaaaaga ATGTGGTGCTTGAAGTGATCAAAGATGTACCCGCATGGCCTGGTCGCCACTTGCTTGAAGGTGGTGAGGATCGCCGCTACTTTGGGTTGAAAACAGTGATGCGTGGTGTTGTGGAATTTGAATGCAGAAATCAAAGAGAATATAATGTGTGGACTCAAGGTGTTTCAAGGCTTCTCTCCATTGCAACAGAAAAGAACAACAAAAACAGAATTTGA